Within the Microbacterium terricola genome, the region CCGCGGGGTGACGGCGTAGTGGTTCCGCCCGACGCTGTGCCACTTCTCGATGAGCGCCTTCGAGTCGTCGTAGCCGGTCTGCGCGGTGTCCAGCAGGTGGTCGGGGGCGTTGCGGTCCATCAGGACCTTGCCCCCCGCCATCCGCATGTTGCGCCGTGACGCCTCCTCGAAGAACGCGTCGACCGACTCCGGGTAGACCGCGCAGAAGGTGAGCGCCGTGGTCGTGCCGTTCGCGAGGAGCTGGTCGAAGAAGACGGAGGCGACGGCCGCCGCATGCGTCTTGTCGGCGAACCGCTGCTCTGCGACGAACGTGTACGTGTTGAGCCAGTCGATCAGCTGAGCACCGAACGCCGCGATGATGCCCGTCTGCACGTAGTGGACGTGCGTGTCGATGAACCCCGAGGTGATGATCCCGTCGGGGTAGTGGTCGACGTGCGCATCGTCGGCGAGGGTGTGCGCGAGGTCGGCGTACGGCCCCACCGCGGTGACCACCCCGCCCTCGACCACGATCAGTCCGTCGGTGTGTTCGACGAGGGCGTCCGAGCGGAAGAACGGGTCGCCGGTCAGGGTGACGATGTGCCCCCGGATCGCATGCGTTCCTGAGTGGGCGGGAGTGGGGTAGTACGGCATCAGACGTGGGCTCCTCGATCTCTCTCCTGTTCGGAGGCTATCGGCCGAGGGGTGCCCGGGCAATCAATTCACGACCGGGCGGCGGGGCGCAGGAGGGAGGCCGCGACGATGCCGATGACGAGCACGACCGGCATCAGCCACAGCGCCGCCTGATAGTCCGCGAGTGCGGGGTCGGCGGGCATCAGGCTCGAGGGGATCGAGGTGAGCAGGCCGCCGATGAGGAAGCAGAAACCGTTCACGACCGCCGACGCGCTGCCGATCAGCGAGCCATCGATCGCCTCGCCCGCGACGGTGAATCCGAGCATCTGGACGCCGGAGAAGAGCCCGACTGCGAACATGAGCGCCACAGCGATGCCGTTGGACTCCGTCGGCAGGTAGATGACCAGGCTGATGGCGGCTGCCTCCAGCGCGAGCCACACCACAGCGGGCACCTTCCGGCTGCGCCAGCGGTCGCTGACGACGTTCACCAGAGGCGCGCCGACGGCGAGGCCAAGCCAGGCGAGGGCGGTGAGCAGCGTCGCGAAGTCGGTCGAGGCACCGCGGGCCTCCATGATCCGCGGCCCCCAGAGCGTTCCGACGGCGAGCATCGTGCCGAACGCGGCACCGGCGAAGACAGCCGACAGCACGACGTCGCGGTTGGCGAAGCAGGCGCCCAGGTCGCGGAGGATCTCGCCGAGGACGTTGCCGCGGGGCGGGGGCGCGGCGTCGGGCAGTGTCGGATCGCGGACGATGGCGACGAACAGCACGGCGAGGATCACGCCGAACGTGCCGAAGGCGAGCAGCAGCTGCTGCCAGCTCAGCGAATCGAGCAGGGTGAGGATCACCGGCTGCCCGATCGCGGAGCCGAGGCTCGCCGCTGCCTGCACGAGCCCGAACATCAGCCCGTACCGCGCCGCGGGGAACCACTTTCCGCCAATGTACCCGGCCCCCACGAAGCCGAACGACGCGCCGAGGGCGAGTACGGTCTGCGCGAGCGCGAGGGTCGCGAACGTCGTGGTGCCGGCGTACAGGAACGCACCCACCGTCACCATCGCGACCGCGATCGCGAGCAGCGGACGGCTGCCGAAGCGGTCCAGGAGCGATCCGGAGAAGAACTGCACCAGCGCGAACACCCAGGTGTAGATCGACGCGGCCAACCCGATCTGAGCCAGTGTCAGCCCCGCCGTGTCCTGGATCTCCGGGGACACGACGGCGTAGCCGGTCTGGATGGCGAACAGCCACACCACGAAGGTCGTCGCGAGCACCCAGACCAGCCAGGCCTCGGGCCCGCCGATCCGGCTGCGGGTCGCGGCGTGCCGCTCGGGCGTGAAGTATCCGCTCATGAGGGCAATCCAACACCCCCTGTGGCGCTCAGGAAGGCGGAACGGGTCGGGCCGCGTGTCGCCGGGCGACCGCGGGCACCGCCCACGCGGCGAGCAGCGCCAGCGCGATGCCGAGCAGCGTCATCCCGACCCGCTCGAGGAACCAGTGCGCCGCCGGTTCGGTGTCGTCGAGCAGCAGCAGCGAGAGCACCAGCACGGTCGAGAAGAACGGGAAGACGTACCAGCGGCTGCCGGAGGTGCCGGTGCCGATCGCGATGACGGCGAAGGCGAGCACGGCGATGGCCGCATTGCTCGGATTCGCGAGGGCGATGAGGCAGGCCACGAGTGCGCCGCCGATGACCGAGAACGCGCGTCCCCATCCGCGGGCGTCGAGCTGTCGGCGGTCGGGTCGGCTCACCAGCAGCGCGGCGGTGCAGGCCCACCCTGGGTGGTCGACGCCGAGGGCGAAGCCGCAGGCCGCAGCGACGGCGCCGGCGAGACCGATCTGCACGCCGTAGGCGAGCATCGCGGAGCGTGGCGCCGCGCTCCGCGGCGGGCGGGCGACGGATGCTGCCGGAGGCCACGCGAGAGAGACGAGCCACGCGTAGACGCTGCCCGCGAGGATCAGGAGTCCGCCGGACAGCGCGCCGGTCCAGGACGAGGAGGAGAGCCCGGCGCCGAACAGCGGGAGCCCGAGCATCAGCACGAGCGGTGCGAGGCGCCGCGCCGGGTCCGCGGTGAGGAGCGCGACCCCGACGCACAGCGCGAACACCGTGAGCACGGCCAGCGCCGGCCACGGCGCGACGAGCGACCCGATGAACAGGGAGAGCCCCGCCACACCGCCGATGAGCACCACGAGACGGCGCTCGGCACGCGTGCTGCGGAGGCCGAGTGCGGCAGCGGGCAGCACGCCGACCGCGAGTGCCACCCCGGCGGAGGGCGCGGCGAGTGAGACCACCGCGGCGGGGAGGGCGAGCACTGCGCCGTACGCGGCGTTCCGCCAGGACCAGGCGATCGGCGGGCGCGGGCTCATGCCTTCCACCCTGCCGCATCGCGCGGTGCCACCGCACCGCGATGGAGGAGTCCCGCCCTGCTGCGTCGACGCGCGATAGTGTCACGCTCATGAGGTCACGAAGGCTCGCTCCGGTGGCGATCGTCGCCGCCCTCCTGCTCACGGGGTGCATGAGCAGCCCAGGCAGTGCCGCGCCATCGACGTCTGCATCCCCGCCGGCCGAGACGCCGAGCGCCACACCGACTCCGACCCCGACGCCGACCCCGCTGTCCGAGGTGGTGCTGACGATGGACGACCTGACGTTCGTCGCCGAGGGCGAGACGCGGACCGTCGACTTCGACGATGTCGACGGCGTCCTCGCGGTGTTCGAGGAGCTCACCGGCACGATGCCGGAAGGGTACGAGCCCGAGGACCCCGACGGCTATGTCTTCGACGACACGAGGTACGACTGGGCAGGGGTGACGGTCACCGTCTGGGGTGCCGGAACGGAAAGCGAGAGCATCGCCTCGATCCGAGTGGTCGCCCCCACGGTCGGCGGCGTCCCGGTGCGCACGCCGGAGGGGATCACCGTCGGGTCCAGTCGAGAGGACGCACTCGCCGCGGGCGCAGACGACCCGTTCGACGACCCCGAGTACCTCCAGATCGGCCGCCAGGAGGTGCCGGACACGGAGTCGCTCGTCAACCCGGGCGAGGTGGGGATCCTGTTCATCGTCCTGCAGATGGAGGCGGATGCGGTCGCCGCCATCTCCACCCCGGGGAACGACTTCTCCGACCTCTGAGGTCGGCGAGACGAAAAGAGATCGCGGGTCGGGTGACCCGCGATCTCTTGTCGTACCTGCTGTGCCCCCGACAGGAATCGAACCTGCGACCTTTGGTACCGGAAACCAACGCTCTATCCCCTGAGCTACGGAGGCGTACCGATCGAGGTTATCACCGCCCGGAGGGCGTTCCTGTCGCTCAGGGAGCGTCGGCGGGCGCCCCGGCGCTGACGGGCGCGACCTCCACGAGCGCGGTGAGGGAGGCGGCCAGGCGCTCCGCCAGATACGCGTGCCCGGCGTCGGAGGGATGGTCGCGACCGAAGTCCGACGTGTCGATGACGTCGGCGTAGTTCGCGGCCGTGATCCACTCCTCGTGGATGGGGGAGATGTACGCCCACCCGCGCGCGGCGGCGAGCGCGGCGAGGTCGCTGTCCATGCGTGCGGTGTTCGCCTCGACGGGCAGCACCTGGGGAGCGGGGCCGAGGATGACGACGGATGCTGCGGGGTAGACGTCCGCGAGCGCGTCCCACGCGGCGTTCACCGCATCCTCGTATCCGGAGGGGTAGCGTACGCGGTCGTTGATCGACCCCTGCACGATGACGAGGTCGGGGTCGAGCGTGGGATCGAGATCGGCGATGCGCTCGCCGAAGGCGGGACCGTCGATCCCCGGCTTGAGGTATCCGCTGCCGCGGACGCCGTCGACGAGGGTGGTCCAGCCGAGCAGTCCGCCGAGGCGGTACGCGTACCCGAGCGTCGGGACGGTGGCGGCCGAGCCGTATGTCCACGAGTCCCCGAACACGAGCACCGTCGCGTCCTCGGGCAGCGACAGCGGCGCGGCCGCGATCACCCGATCCTCGGCGTTCGCGAGCGGCTCGGTGGGCACGGCCCACGGTCGCTGGACGGCCACGACGGCGACCGCGATGACGGCGACCGCGAGCCCCGCGAACACCCAGCGCAGGCGCGCGGTGCGGGGGCGATCGGGCGTCGTCATGCGACGAGGGTACGTCACGATCCGGCCGCCGCCGAACCGGCGGCGCGAAGCCTGATCCTGGGGTGTGAGAACGGGGGCTTCCGGCATGCGAGGATACTTCGGTGCAACGCGTGGTGACCGCAGAACTGGACCTCGAACTGGGGGCCTCCGTCGACCTCATCTTCCAGATCGCGACAGCGCAGCATGTGCCCGTCTCCGCGGAGACGCTGACCTTCACGCAGGGCGACCGCGTGTACACCCCGACCGAGATCGTCGACCAGTCCGGCACCCGCCTGCACCGCCTCACGGGCGAGGCCGGTCGCGTGCAGATGCGGTACGAGGCGACCATCGAGGGCGTGACCCCGGCTACCCGCACGAGCGACCTCGAGGCGATCACCTACCTGCGCCCGAGCCGGTACTGCCAGTCCGACGAGGTGTTCAGCCAGGCGCGCCGCCAGTTCCGCGGACTGTCGGGCATCGAGCTCATCGCCGCGGTCTCGGACTTCGTGGCCACGAGCACCACCTATACCCCCGGTCTCAGCCAGGGCACCGACAGCGCCGTCACCACACTCATGACCGGCCAAGGCGTCTGCCGCGACTACGCGCACGTCGTGATCGCGCTGCTGCGCGCCATGGACATGCCGGCGCGCTACGCCGCCTGCTACGCGCCCGGGCTCCAGCCGATGGACTTCCACGCCGTCGCGGAGGCCTACTTCGACGGGGCCTGGTACGTGATCGACGCGACCCGCCTCGCCGACCGGCGCTCGCTGGTGCGCATCGCCACCGGCCGCGACGCCGCGGACTGCGCCTTCCTGAGCTACCACGGCGGGCACGTCGGTCTGCAGCGCATGCGCGTGGATGCGTGGGTCATGCCGGACGCGGCATCCGACCTCGCCGACGCCGCGAGCGATGCCGACGACCCCCTGGCGCTGGTGCAGATCGCCTGAAGACTCGGTCGGTCACCTCGGCCGCACTCCTGGGGATAAGGACAGGAGGGTCTGCGGTCCGACCCGTCCTTATCGCCAGGAGTCTCCGCGAGTCGGGATGCCATCTCGCGTCGATCTCGCGCACAGCCACCCGCCCGTAGACTTGACGGGCTATGAATCCGGATGCCCTCGCCCACGCCCTGCTCGCCGCCATCACGCCTCTGGCTGAGGCGCGACGCGCCGGCTCGACGGACGGGCTGACCGCATCCGATCTGCCGCTGGATCGTCCGAAGAACCGGGACCACGGCGACTGGGCCTCCAACGCCGCGCTGAAGCTCGCCAAGGCGGTCGGGGCGAACCCGCGTGAGTTCGCGGCCGAGATCGCCACGGCGCTCGCCGAGGTCGACGGCATCGCGAGCGTCGAGGTCGCCGGCCCCGGGTTCATCAACATCCGACTGGATGCTGCCGCCGCCGGTGCGCTCGCGAAGACCATCGTCGACGCGGGCGCCGCGTTCGGCACGAACGACTCGCAGCGCGGCAACACGATCAACCTCGAGTTCGTCAGCGCCAACCCGACCGGGCCGATGCACATCGGACACACCCGCTGGGCAGCGCTCGGCGATGCGCTGGCGCGTCTGCTGCTCGCCAGCGGCGCCACGCTCGTGCGCGAGTTCTACATCAACGACGCCGGTGCGCAGATGGACCGCTTCGGGCGGTCGATCCTCGCCGCCATCAAGGGCGAGCCGACGCCGGAGGGCGGATACGCCGGCGCGTACATCGGAGATCTCGCGCAGCGCGTGATCGCCGCGGAGCCCGGTCTGCTCGACCTCGACGACGACGCGCAGCTCGTCGCGGCGCGCGACAGGGCGTACGCGTTCCAGCTCGGCGAGCTGCAGAACTCGCTGGAGAAGTTCAACGTGCACTTCGACGTGTTCTTCAGCGAGCGGATCCTGCACGCGAAGGGCGAGAACGGCGAGCCCAGTCTGGTCGACGAGGCGGTCGACCGCCTGCGCCTCCAGGGCCACGTCTTCGACGACGACGGCGCCGTCTGGGTGCGCACCACCGACTTCGGCGACGACAAGGACCGCGTGATCCGCCGCTCCAACGGCGAGTACACGTACTTCGCCGCCGACGCCGCGTACTACTTGAACAAGGGCGACCGCGGCTTCGCGCACAAGATCTATCTGCTCGGCGCCGACCACCACGGCTACGTGCACCGGCTGAAGGCGCTTGCCGGCGCGGCGGGCGACGACCCGGAGAAGGACGTCGAGGTGCTGATCGGCCAGCTCGTGTCGATCAACGGCGCGCGGCTGAGCAAGCGCGCGGGCAACATCATCGAGCTCGACGACCTGCGCGAATGGCTCGGCACCGACGCCCTGCGCTACTCGCTGGCGCGGTACCCCGCCGACTCGCCCCTGACGCTCGACCCCGAGATCCTGCGCAAGCGCACCAACGACAACCCGGTCTTCTATGTGCAGTACGCCCACGCGCGCACGCACAACGTGGCGCGCAACGCCGAGGCCTCCGGCGTCGACCGGTCGGAGTTCGCGCCCGAGCTGCTCGACCACGAGACCGAGTCCGCGCTGCTGGGTGCGCTGCAGGAGTTCCCCCGCATCGTCGGCTTCGCCGCCGAGGTGCGCGAGCCGCACCGGGTCGCGCGCTACCTCGAAGAGCTCGCGGGCCTCTACCACCGCTGGTACGACAACTGCCGGGTCATCCCGCTCGGCGACGCGCCCGTCGAGCCGGTGCACCGCACCCGCCTGTGGCTGAACGACGCCACCGGCCAGGTGCTGCGCAACGGGCTCGACCTGCTGGGCGTGAGCGCGCCGGAGCGGATGTAGCGGTGAACGCGGCGACGTCCCGATCACGGGCAGGCTGGGCCTGGCTCATCGGCGTCGTGATCGTCGTGGGGCTCGCCATCGCCGCCTGGTTCATCGGCGAGCGGATCGCGCACGACCTCGTCGTGAAGACGATCCGCGACCAGGTGATCACGCAGCTGTCGCTGCCCGAGGACCAGCAGATCGACGTGACGGTCGAGGGGATGGTGCTGCCGCAGCTCATCGCGGGGACCCTCACGGAGGTCTCGATCGTCTCGGACGACGTGCCGCTCGGGCAGGTCACCGGCGACATCAGCGTCGAGGCGAGCGGCGTCCCGATCCGCGGCGACGCGCCCGCCGACGAGGCCCACGGCACGCTCGCGCTGGACGTCGACCAGCTGCAGTCGCTGCTCTCCACGATCGACGGCTTCCCCGCCGAGAGCGTCGGCCTCGACGAGCCGAATGTGACCGCCGCGACCGAGCTGACCTTCTTCGGCGCGACCGTGCCGCTCGGTATCGCGCTGACGCCGAGCGCGGCAGAGGGAGACCTCGTGCTCACGCCGGCGTCGCTCACCCTGGGCTCCGCCGAGATCAGCGCGGCCGATCTGGAGAGCCGCTTCGGCAGCGTGGCCGACCGCCTCCTGAAGGACTGGCACGTCTGCATCGCGGACAGTCTTCCGGCGGGTGTCACGCTCACCGAGGTGTCGGTCATCGGGGACGAGATCATCGCCCTGGTCGACATCGACGGCGCGATCATCACCGACCCCGCGCTGCAGGAGAACGGCACGTGCGCGTGAGCGTCATCGAGACGGGACGCCCGCGTCGGGTGCCCTAGACTGCTACCACTGCCCGGCGCGTGGGTCCACCGGCCGCGGCATCCGCCGGACCAGGGCCCGTCCCGGCCGGCGACGCGCCGAAGCATCCACCGATTGGTTCCACCCGTGTCCGCCCCCACACCCGACCAGGCTCTGGCCCCGGCGTGGCTCGACCTGCCCGCGGACGCGAACGAGCTGGCGCCGCAGATCTGGCCGGCATCGACCGACCGCGACGAGCACGGGATGCTGCGCCTCAGCGGCATCTCCGCCGCCCGTCTCCAGGAGCAGTTCGGCACCCCGCTGTACGTCCTCGACGAAGATGACGTGCGCGCGCACGCCCGCCGCACCCTCGCCGCCTTCCGCACGGCCATCGCGCCCCACGGCGCCGACGTCCGCGTGTACTACGCGGGCAAGGCGTTCCTGTGCACCGAGGTGGTGCGCTGGGTGACCGATGAGGGGCTGGCGGTGGACGTCTGCACCGAGGGTGAGCTCGCCGTCGCGATCGCCGCGGGCGCCGACCCGTCCCGCCTCGGGTTCCACGGCAGCAACAAGTCGGTCCGCGAGCTCGAGCGCGCCGTCGAGGTGGGCATCGGCTCGATCGTCCTCGACAGCCCGATCGAGCTCGAGCGGCTCGCCGCCATCGTGGCACGACGCGGTGGGGTGCAGGACGTCCTCGTGCGGGTCAACAGCGGCGTGCACGCCGAGACCCATGACTTCCTCGCGACCGCGCACGAAGACCAGAAGTTCGGCTTCACGCTGCAGGACGCCCCCGACGCGGTCGCCCGCATCCGCTCGCTCCCCGGCCTGCGCTTCGTCGGACTGCACTGCCACATCGGATCGCAGATCTTCGGCACCGCCGGTTTCCAGGAGTCCGCCGCGCGGCTGGTCGAACTGCACGCCGAACTGCTCGAGGGCGGCGACGTGCCGGTGCTCAACCTCGGGGGCGGCTTCGGGATCGCCTACACGAACGCCGACGACCCCACGCCGATCGAAGACCTCGCCGCGGGCATCGTCGACGCGGTCGCGCGCGAGTGCGAGGTGCGCGGCATCGGACTTCCCCATCTCGCGTTCGAACCCGGTCGGGCCATCGTCGGCCAGGCCGGCGTCACCCTGTACGAGGTGGGCACCACCAAGGAGGTGCACGTCGGCGAGGAAGCCACCCGGCTCTACGTGAGCGTCGACGGAGGCATGAGCGACAATGCCCGCCCTGCGCTGTACGGCGCGCAGTTCTCCGCCCGCATCGCCTCACGCACCTCCGACGCGGAGCCGGCACTCGTGCGGGTCGTCGGGCGCCATTGCGAGTCGGGCGACATCGTCGTCGACCACGAGTACCTGCCGGGCGACGTCGCCCCCGGCGACCTGCTCGCCGTGCCCGCGACGGGCGCGTACTGCTTCTCTCTGGCCTCGAACTACAACTACGTCCCGCGGCCGCCCGTCGTGGCGGTGCGCGGGGGACAGGCGCGCCTCATCGTGCGCGGCGAGTCGATCGACGATCTGCTCGCGCGCGACCTCGGAGCCGCCGAGACGGAAGGAAACAAGTGACCGACTATCGCCGCCTGCGCGTCGCGCTGCTCGGGGCCGGAGCCGTGGGCTCCCAGGTCGCCGGGCTGATGCGGCAGCACGCAGATGAACTGGCCGATCGGGCCGAAGCCCGGCTGGAACTGGTCGGCATCGCCGTGCGCGACATCGACGCGCCTCGCGACACCGACCTTCCCCGCGAGCTGCTGACGACCGATGCCGAGAGCCTGATCGTCGGCGCCGACATCGTGATCGAGCTGATCGGCGGCATCGAGCCGGCGCGCACGCACATCCTGCAGGCGCTCAACTCCGGAGCGGACGTGGTGACGGGCAACAAGGCGCTGCTGGCCACCCACGGCACCGAGATCTTCGACGCGGCCGACCAGGTCGGCGCCTCCGTCTACTACGAGGCCGCCGCCGCCGGTGCGATCCCGATCATCCGCCCGCTGCGCGACTCGCTCGCCGGCGACCGTGTGGTGCGCATCATGGGCATCGTCAACGGCACCACCAACTACATCCTCGACCGGATGGACGGCGAGGGTGCGGAGTTCGACGACGTGCTCGCCGACGCGCAGGCGCTCGGCTACGCCGAGTCCGACCCCACCGCCGACGTCGAAGGCTACGACGCCGCGCAGAAGGCGGCGATCCTCGCGAGCCTCGCGTTCCACACCTCCGTGCCCCTCGAGGCGGTTCACCGCGAGGGCATCACGCGGATCGACAAGGCGATCATGGATGCTGCCCGCCACGCGGGCTACGTGGTCAAGCTCCTCGCCGTCTGCGAACGACTCGCGGGCGAGGACGGGGCGGAGTCGATCTCGGTGCGGGTGTACCCGGCACTCGTGCCCCGCGCACATCCCCTGGCCAGCGTGCACGGCGCGAACAACGCCGTGTTCGTCGAGGCCGAGGCCGCGGGCAGCCTGATGTTCTACGGG harbors:
- a CDS encoding MFS transporter — encoded protein: MSGYFTPERHAATRSRIGGPEAWLVWVLATTFVVWLFAIQTGYAVVSPEIQDTAGLTLAQIGLAASIYTWVFALVQFFSGSLLDRFGSRPLLAIAVAMVTVGAFLYAGTTTFATLALAQTVLALGASFGFVGAGYIGGKWFPAARYGLMFGLVQAAASLGSAIGQPVILTLLDSLSWQQLLLAFGTFGVILAVLFVAIVRDPTLPDAAPPPRGNVLGEILRDLGACFANRDVVLSAVFAGAAFGTMLAVGTLWGPRIMEARGASTDFATLLTALAWLGLAVGAPLVNVVSDRWRSRKVPAVVWLALEAAAISLVIYLPTESNGIAVALMFAVGLFSGVQMLGFTVAGEAIDGSLIGSASAVVNGFCFLIGGLLTSIPSSLMPADPALADYQAALWLMPVVLVIGIVAASLLRPAARS
- a CDS encoding FUSC family protein — encoded protein: MSPRPPIAWSWRNAAYGAVLALPAAVVSLAAPSAGVALAVGVLPAAALGLRSTRAERRLVVLIGGVAGLSLFIGSLVAPWPALAVLTVFALCVGVALLTADPARRLAPLVLMLGLPLFGAGLSSSSWTGALSGGLLILAGSVYAWLVSLAWPPAASVARPPRSAAPRSAMLAYGVQIGLAGAVAAACGFALGVDHPGWACTAALLVSRPDRRQLDARGWGRAFSVIGGALVACLIALANPSNAAIAVLAFAVIAIGTGTSGSRWYVFPFFSTVLVLSLLLLDDTEPAAHWFLERVGMTLLGIALALLAAWAVPAVARRHAARPVPPS
- a CDS encoding SGNH/GDSL hydrolase family protein — protein: MTTPDRPRTARLRWVFAGLAVAVIAVAVVAVQRPWAVPTEPLANAEDRVIAAAPLSLPEDATVLVFGDSWTYGSAATVPTLGYAYRLGGLLGWTTLVDGVRGSGYLKPGIDGPAFGERIADLDPTLDPDLVIVQGSINDRVRYPSGYEDAVNAAWDALADVYPAASVVILGPAPQVLPVEANTARMDSDLAALAAARGWAYISPIHEEWITAANYADVIDTSDFGRDHPSDAGHAYLAERLAASLTALVEVAPVSAGAPADAP
- a CDS encoding transglutaminase-like domain-containing protein — its product is MQRVVTAELDLELGASVDLIFQIATAQHVPVSAETLTFTQGDRVYTPTEIVDQSGTRLHRLTGEAGRVQMRYEATIEGVTPATRTSDLEAITYLRPSRYCQSDEVFSQARRQFRGLSGIELIAAVSDFVATSTTYTPGLSQGTDSAVTTLMTGQGVCRDYAHVVIALLRAMDMPARYAACYAPGLQPMDFHAVAEAYFDGAWYVIDATRLADRRSLVRIATGRDAADCAFLSYHGGHVGLQRMRVDAWVMPDAASDLADAASDADDPLALVQIA
- a CDS encoding arginine--tRNA ligase, with protein sequence MNPDALAHALLAAITPLAEARRAGSTDGLTASDLPLDRPKNRDHGDWASNAALKLAKAVGANPREFAAEIATALAEVDGIASVEVAGPGFINIRLDAAAAGALAKTIVDAGAAFGTNDSQRGNTINLEFVSANPTGPMHIGHTRWAALGDALARLLLASGATLVREFYINDAGAQMDRFGRSILAAIKGEPTPEGGYAGAYIGDLAQRVIAAEPGLLDLDDDAQLVAARDRAYAFQLGELQNSLEKFNVHFDVFFSERILHAKGENGEPSLVDEAVDRLRLQGHVFDDDGAVWVRTTDFGDDKDRVIRRSNGEYTYFAADAAYYLNKGDRGFAHKIYLLGADHHGYVHRLKALAGAAGDDPEKDVEVLIGQLVSINGARLSKRAGNIIELDDLREWLGTDALRYSLARYPADSPLTLDPEILRKRTNDNPVFYVQYAHARTHNVARNAEASGVDRSEFAPELLDHETESALLGALQEFPRIVGFAAEVREPHRVARYLEELAGLYHRWYDNCRVIPLGDAPVEPVHRTRLWLNDATGQVLRNGLDLLGVSAPERM
- a CDS encoding LmeA family phospholipid-binding protein is translated as MNAATSRSRAGWAWLIGVVIVVGLAIAAWFIGERIAHDLVVKTIRDQVITQLSLPEDQQIDVTVEGMVLPQLIAGTLTEVSIVSDDVPLGQVTGDISVEASGVPIRGDAPADEAHGTLALDVDQLQSLLSTIDGFPAESVGLDEPNVTAATELTFFGATVPLGIALTPSAAEGDLVLTPASLTLGSAEISAADLESRFGSVADRLLKDWHVCIADSLPAGVTLTEVSVIGDEIIALVDIDGAIITDPALQENGTCA
- the lysA gene encoding diaminopimelate decarboxylase, encoding MSAPTPDQALAPAWLDLPADANELAPQIWPASTDRDEHGMLRLSGISAARLQEQFGTPLYVLDEDDVRAHARRTLAAFRTAIAPHGADVRVYYAGKAFLCTEVVRWVTDEGLAVDVCTEGELAVAIAAGADPSRLGFHGSNKSVRELERAVEVGIGSIVLDSPIELERLAAIVARRGGVQDVLVRVNSGVHAETHDFLATAHEDQKFGFTLQDAPDAVARIRSLPGLRFVGLHCHIGSQIFGTAGFQESAARLVELHAELLEGGDVPVLNLGGGFGIAYTNADDPTPIEDLAAGIVDAVARECEVRGIGLPHLAFEPGRAIVGQAGVTLYEVGTTKEVHVGEEATRLYVSVDGGMSDNARPALYGAQFSARIASRTSDAEPALVRVVGRHCESGDIVVDHEYLPGDVAPGDLLAVPATGAYCFSLASNYNYVPRPPVVAVRGGQARLIVRGESIDDLLARDLGAAETEGNK
- a CDS encoding homoserine dehydrogenase, which gives rise to MTDYRRLRVALLGAGAVGSQVAGLMRQHADELADRAEARLELVGIAVRDIDAPRDTDLPRELLTTDAESLIVGADIVIELIGGIEPARTHILQALNSGADVVTGNKALLATHGTEIFDAADQVGASVYYEAAAAGAIPIIRPLRDSLAGDRVVRIMGIVNGTTNYILDRMDGEGAEFDDVLADAQALGYAESDPTADVEGYDAAQKAAILASLAFHTSVPLEAVHREGITRIDKAIMDAARHAGYVVKLLAVCERLAGEDGAESISVRVYPALVPRAHPLASVHGANNAVFVEAEAAGSLMFYGAGAGGVQTASAVLGDVVSAARRHIAGGVGVGESTRANLPVVEIGRVTTRYQVILEVDDEPGVLATVAGILSEGRVSIATVEQTVVTEANGQPGVARLVIGTHRALEKDLSETVDRLAASGVVERVVSVLRVEGE